The DNA segment AAAGAAATTGAGAAAAAAATTAAGCAAGACTCTGAAAAAAATTCTTATCTGACTTCAGATCGCATGACGGAAAAAGTCGCTGTATTATTGAATACCTTTGTGATGTTATTTGTGATAGGAATTGCGGTGTTACTAATAGGTGTCGCCAATATTTTGATTCAACTATTGATTTACGGAATCATTTTTCTCTTTCCATCCCTGCTCTTTTTGGCACTGATTCCCAATATGCATCATTTGATAAAAAATGGCTTTATGATGCTAGGGACATTGTTTGCCTCTAAGGTGGGAATAGGGTTTTGTTTTGGCTTACTTTTTTCTATTATTAATCTTTTGGATTCTTTCTTTGTCGTCACCAATATTGTTACCATGTTAGTGGGACTATTTGTCAAAGTGTTATTAGGGCTATTTATTTGGAAGAATAAAGGTCAGATTGTTCGTTCATTAACGAAAGGGAAAACAGAACTGCGAGATTTTAAGTTCCCTAAAAGAGCTGCCAATAATCGGCAACAAGAGATAGAACAACGAGAAGATCAACAGAACCGATTGGCTGAGCAAACATATAAGACACAAACCGCAGAAAATGATTATCTTCGTTCAGGCGTAGAGTTGGATCGTGCTTACCGACAGAATGATTTCCAAGATAACTTATTGGTTCAAGCTGGAAATGAAGCCAATTCTCCTGAATCAACTTCATTCGATGCAGGCGATACAGAATCAGTAAATCCTGAGGTTGAGTCAATCAAGAGTAAAGATTCAAATAGCTCTGACGAAAAAGAAGAAAGATTATCTGATAGTGAGCCTGATATAGAACCAGTGGTGGGAACATCAACAGTGGATCAAGAAACGTCTTTACCATTGGAAGAAATGGATGATGGACTTATTTACCAACAACCTAGTTATGAGGAATTTGAGCAACGTCAGATAGACCAAATTGAAGAAAATGAGGCTAATCGAACTGAATCACCTCGTGTTACTCATGAATCGCAGGATCAACCAGTACCTGTAGAACTAGTAGAAGCTAAGCAATTAGCAAAAGAAATGGGAGAGCTTAGAAAAGAAATCTACGAGGAAGTAGAAATCAGTGAGGAGTCAGCCTATGAAGATCTCTAAGCGTTTGGCGTTTTTTCTCGTTAGCTTCTTTTTTATCTTTATTTTATTGATTGGAGGAACAAGTTCATCGACTAGTGTTACTGATACAGAAGAGGGACAAAATCTTCCAGAAGCGGTGCTTCGATGGAAAGAAAAAGTAACTAAAGAAGCGGTTAAAAATGAAATATCAGAAGCCGTTCCCTATCTATTAGGAATTATTATGGTGGAGACGGGAGGGAATTCTGAAAAGTATCCCGATATTATGCAGTGTAGTGAAAGCCAAGGGAGACAACCAAATTCCATAACAACCCCCGATGAATCAATAGAAGTTGGGGTTAAATACTTTGCGGATATGTGGAAAGGGCATCGAGAGTATGAGATTTTAAACATTGTACAGGCGTACAATTTCGGAGGTGACTTTTTGAGTCACTCTGGCAAAAGTTATTCATTAGAGAGTGCCATCCAGTTTTCCAAGAACCAAGCAAATGGACAGAAAGTTACCTACACAAATCCAGTGGCAGTTAGATTAGGTTATGATTATCGCTATGCATATGGCAACATGTTTTACAGCCAAATTGTGAAGCAATATATATCTTCTGATTCTAGTAATACCGGCACTGGTAGAAATTCTGAGATTGCTAAAATTGCATCAGATGAACTAGCAGAAGGCATTCATGAAGGAGGAGAAAAATACTGGCGTTGGTATGGTTTTAATAGTCGTGTAGAATGGTGCGCCACTTTTGTTTCTTATGTGGCTGAAAAAGCAAATGTGAAAATGGACCGATTTGCCTATTGTCCAACAGGAATAAATAATTTTAAAGCGAATAATCAATGGCAGAATGGCGGAGTAGAGCCAAGGAGTGGAGCAATTATTTTCTTTGATTGGGATGGTGATGGCATTAGTGA comes from the Listeria welshimeri serovar 6b str. SLCC5334 genome and includes:
- a CDS encoding CD3337/EF1877 family mobilome membrane protein produces the protein MSLLLKDVFDIDSFQSFFEKGGWFSINENLQSVLNALINLAFGLIKYMVLALDYVIEQLFNLNLLDGILPDLFSTAGSIYNQLFNVLGILLFTFVIVISVKDFFEKGISKALIRFGIFTLIYAGSMAFFSDGAAKVQEVNTISQNVQGQLVDLTSSSLNSSNQSTTEKLIGSEQQLDGTSNIRNLIFDEFIIKPYALLNFGKTDITKEQFELYLVKNGETFDKEKTKEIEKKIKQDSEKNSYLTSDRMTEKVAVLLNTFVMLFVIGIAVLLIGVANILIQLLIYGIIFLFPSLLFLALIPNMHHLIKNGFMMLGTLFASKVGIGFCFGLLFSIINLLDSFFVVTNIVTMLVGLFVKVLLGLFIWKNKGQIVRSLTKGKTELRDFKFPKRAANNRQQEIEQREDQQNRLAEQTYKTQTAENDYLRSGVELDRAYRQNDFQDNLLVQAGNEANSPESTSFDAGDTESVNPEVESIKSKDSNSSDEKEERLSDSEPDIEPVVGTSTVDQETSLPLEEMDDGLIYQQPSYEEFEQRQIDQIEENEANRTESPRVTHESQDQPVPVELVEAKQLAKEMGELRKEIYEEVEISEESAYEDL
- a CDS encoding lysozyme family protein, with translation MKISKRLAFFLVSFFFIFILLIGGTSSSTSVTDTEEGQNLPEAVLRWKEKVTKEAVKNEISEAVPYLLGIIMVETGGNSEKYPDIMQCSESQGRQPNSITTPDESIEVGVKYFADMWKGHREYEILNIVQAYNFGGDFLSHSGKSYSLESAIQFSKNQANGQKVTYTNPVAVRLGYDYRYAYGNMFYSQIVKQYISSDSSNTGTGRNSEIAKIASDELAEGIHEGGEKYWRWYGFNSRVEWCATFVSYVAEKANVKMDRFAYCPTGINNFKANNQWQNGGVEPRSGAIIFFDWDGDGISDHVGIVEKFENNTVHTIEGNSGDRIAKRTYEKSSPFILGYGMP